The DNA region CGCCGGCCCGGATATGACCACTTCCCTCACTGCCTGCGTGGCCCGAGAGGAAAACCGATAAACCTTGTGTGTTTTGTGGTGACGTTGCAGTCCCCTGCTCCCTCCGATGCCGATGCGGGCAGTGTGGGCAAACAGACAGACGCAGCGCTCGTGGAACAGGCACAGAGACGCCCTTCCAATgcagaaccaaaaaaaaaaaaaaaactcacagAGCCGGTCAGCTCGCAATAAAACACTCAATTGGAAACGAATCCGGACAAACggcggtgaggatggcggaCCCCCGTATCGCCTACCGGCCGACCATTGCCAACACGGCACCGCATCACACCTCACTCACCTTGGGACCCTCACCCCATCAGTCAATCTCGGACCTGCTGGTTGCCCAACGCGCGGGGCTCGGTGCTGTGCGCCCACGGAAAAACATTTCGAATGATGTTTGGATACTCGCAGCAAGCATGTTCTGTCCCGCTCCTCTGATGCGGCTTGGTACAGGCAGGCCACCGAAAGCTGGTCGGCTGCCTGCCGGTATATGTCCGCAACATAAGGGGCTATATCAAGACATGATGTGTCGTCTTGAAGCTTCCCCGCACCCCAGCAAAGCTGGCTAGCCAACCATCCAACCAGTCCGACAACCATCGGGTCACGGGTCGATCGAGTAATGTCTGGCAATCCGGTTTTCTGGGCCGTTCTCTCGTCTTGTTTTGCGGCCCAACAAACGCCTCATTGACGGGTGCCCGTTGAAAGCCGTCCCCGTTGGCAGGAACTGGGGTTGCACCAAGGAAGGGTGCCGCCAGCCAGTGCTGGGTGCAGCGGGTATTATCTAAGTGTGCAGTGACCCGGCTGGAAAAAAAGTGAGATCTGACACTTCCGCCCGGGGACGGGTACGGGCGGGAGACACAGGGAGAGCAGGTACCCCATCAGCATGGGTGTCCTGACTGTTCTCAGGAGCCCAAAGAGATGGAGCAGGTTGTGATGAGTATCACACAGCATACGCATGTGGAGGTGGGTAAAACTCCCATGCCACGGTCACTTTTTGCTCCTCTcctcatgatgatgatctgaTGGCTtgcttttctctctcctcccccccctcccctccacgCAGTCACAGGGTCCGAAGAGGGCTCGCacctttttccttcttgataccaccgcccaccaccctcttcgcgAAGCGTGCTTCCTTAGCTTTGTGGCCCTGcccttcccttccaccacaaccccgcTTACCGACATCAGGTTGCAGGAAGCCCGCCGCAGCCCGCTTGCCGGTCTGTTTTTGCCTGGCTGTGCATCAAGCACCATGGCACGACAGCAAAAGGCGACCAAGGTGCAGCAAGGCAGCGGCGCGTGAGGGATTTGCCTCGGTTCGGTGGCTTTTTTCTATCATATGAACTTGCAGTTGATCAAGGCAGGAAGATGGACAGAGAGATGgtgaaagagagagagagaaacgCGGGGCAGCTATCCGTGGTAAGACAGGGTAGGTAATCTATGAGACTGGTCTGGACTGATATTGATGTTTCGCCGGGCACCCACCACCGTGAACCAAACCCCGGGCTGAGCCGAAGGTTGGTACTTGGTAACTATACGGCCTGGGGACTTATCCATCTGATATTAGATTGTTACGCCGTGGATTAAATTACAATGCAGCAGTCGTCATATGAGGTCTAGACAGGATTAAGGGGTGTGCGTAGTGTGCGTAGTGTGGCGTCACCGCACCCTCTCGTGAGGACAAGAAAGAAACTAAACGGTTTGATCTACTCGATTGTTTATGCGCGCGGGAAGATCAGATGGTGTGGAGGATTCATGCCTGCCTTGGCTTTGTTTCGTGACGTCCCCTTTTGCCGTCTTCTCTTCCCCACACACCGGCCGGCAGTTTTTATCACGCAAGGGCTTGTTTTGCTTTCTTCCAAGTTCTTGGAACAAGCAAGGGACACTTGTTGCGGACCGAcgcgaggggggggaagggggaaaggaTCGTCGTTTGTTTGGAAATGCAGGTGAtcgtttttggtggtggatgatgtctGGGACGCTAGCGAAGAGTTATGTGTTTATCCtattgttggtggtggtgactcctggagaggagagggggtgcATTTACCGACCTAGCAGGGGGCGTGGGAAAggtcttgtcttttttcttctgtctcGCTGTTGTCTTGGAGTGAGTGTTGTGATGTTGTTTCTGATCAGCAAAACATGAAATCTGGGGGGGGggcaagcaaaaagaaattaTGGTGCAGTGAACCAGACAATGATTGATTGATGGGAgctgatgtgtgtgtgtgtgtgtgtgtgtgtgtgtgtgtgtgtgtgtgtgtgtgtgtgtatatTGTTGCTTAAGCGAGGCAACAAAGGGATGAGGAATGTCTCTGTTGGAGCCAAAAATATATTTCATgatgtcttgtcttgtcttgtcttggggACATACGATGGTGCTTGTGCTCTGGGTGGACGGTATATGGCATACCAAGAGGAGATGTTCTGGACAGCacaccacagcacagcacaccacagcacagcacaccACACCAAACCACACCAAACCACCATACCATCCTTCCTCCCTTTGTCAATGATGCTGGCTGGCCGGCTGGCTTGGGTACAAAACAAGCAGAGCGGGCGGGCAGGCAAAActtggttggttttggggtttgggggtggtgcttTGCTGCTCCGTCCCGCTCCGTCCCGTTGGGCGGGCTTGAGCGTCGGGGTGATTCCATAGGGTGGGGcgttcttttttattttatttttttcttgtccGTGTGCCCCCGTTGGGGAAACCTTTTGGGGGGGCTTACGGATACAGGGCACACTGTGTGTAattttggtggatgggggcaGTTTACGGTTTGATACGCAGGCAGAGAGACGCTGCCTAATGGGGTAAAGAGTGGGCTTGttaaaatattaattacACACGATTTCACGCTGGGGGCAGCGAAATACAGTCAGTCTTGTAAACGGTCGGGTTTGATGACCATCAGTGAGGTCTGTCATTGAAAGATTGGTCATCATCAGCGTTGGCCTCCGAGTgtgttgacgacgacgacgacgacgacgacgacgacgacaacggaGTGAAAGCAACCAAAGCTGTCGCagagttgttggagagggtaaGGGAAACTCGCCGGGGTATTTGAATTGTGAGTAGATATTCACAGTCATTTGAGTTGCTcgtgtgagggttggggtgaaTATGTGCCCGATATGTTTccggagaagagggaagatGTGCGTATTTAAATGTCCAGAGTGGAAGGCCAAAGAGATCACAAGAGTTCCTGACGTGTAGAGATATTCATTATCAGATTTCGCACTTTCTGATTTGATTAGGTATGTGGTGTTGGATTGGGGAGTTGAGGTTGGTTGGATTCAAGGTTGGATTCAAGGTTGGATTCAAGGTGGGAGCTTTCGACAGCCACGAGGAAGCTCTCGCTGGGTTGGATCACTACTTGCTTCTACGACTATCACTGATGAGAATCACTAACCAGAAATCAATCAATGGGCGGGAATCCAGATGCTAACGAGAATGCTTTCGCAGATATTTGtactccatcaccaagatcgGCCCGTCAGCACCGTTCAACCATCCATATCACCGACCTGCTGATCACGTAGCCAGCTGGCTTTCCTCAGCCGAAACTCTCACCATCTCAACATGGCCGATCACCCTCACACTCACGGTTCCCATCATGGTCACTCCCACGCGCACGGCCACGGAGAGGCTCAAAACAGGGAGTACTTCAAGTACGTCACCCTTCACTCCCCCAGACATTGTTCCCAGTTGCTAACGTTCGAGCGAAGTCAACAAGCATCCTCTTACGACTCCAAGCACGAGAAAACCCTCGACAAGCTGGCTGAAGAGATCAGGAAGCGGATCGATTTCATTGGTGTTGAGTGGGCTGACGAGGAGAGCTccggtgacgaggaggagaaaaaagatgACAgcagggagaagagggaggtgagggaggtgaggttgttggattATGCTTGTGGGACCGGACTTGGTGAGTCTCTGCATATATCCAAAACACAGAGAGGACAAGGCTGACACGTGTTGATGACGGTAGTTTCGAGGGTATGGTACCTTTTACTCAACCGGTATGGGAAACCCATATGCTGATGTGACTATATAGGCTCTTGCTCCGTATACCACCCAGTGTGTCGGCATTGATTTGTCCGAGAATATGGTACGTCCTCTTCCTGGTGCTGAGCTTGCTTCAGAGGCAAACAAGCACACATCACACATGGCTGACAGGAAGAAACCAGGTGGCTACCTACAATGCCAGAGCCGCAAATCAGGCAAGTTTTGAACCGGgttcccccccttcttcagccCCTTTATCGCTGCCAgtcaaccaacccccatcaccaactacACCCAGTCCTTGATCCccacacctcccctccatctaTCCCCCTTTAcgcctcccgccccccctttCACAAGCCAGTGCTAACATCCGTCCCCCAAAGGGCCTAACCCCCGAAGAAATGCACGCCCACGTCGGCAACCTGTGCCTCCCCACTGACTCCCCTTCCTACcccacccaaacccaactcttctcctcctccgacttcttctccttcgacCTAGCAGCCATCTGCCTAGGCTTCCACCACTTCGACGACCCTCCCCTCGCAGCCCGCCGCCTCGTTGAGCGCCTCAGGCCCGGCTCCGGCGTGCTCATGATTCTGGACTTCCTCCCCCACGAAAAGATGGACGCCTCCCATCCTGCCTCTGGCACTGTCATCCACCACGGCTTTTCCAAGGAGCAGATCCAGAAGATCTTTGAAGATGCCGGCGCAGGAGAGCATTTCGCCTTTGAAGAGCTGGCGGTTGTTTTCAACAAAGCTGcggggacgagggaggagatgaagaggaagatttTCATGGCCagggggacgaggaggagggcg from Podospora pseudoanserina strain CBS 124.78 chromosome 1, whole genome shotgun sequence includes:
- a CDS encoding hypothetical protein (COG:H; EggNog:ENOG503P43S), whose product is MADHPHTHGSHHGHSHAHGHGEAQNREYFNQQASSYDSKHEKTLDKLAEEIRKRIDFIGVEWADEESSGDEEEKKDDSREKREVREVRLLDYACGTGLGESALAPYTTQCVGIDLSENMVATYNARAANQGLTPEEMHAHVGNLCLPTDSPSYPTQTQLFSSSDFFSFDLAAICLGFHHFDDPPLAARRLVERLRPGSGVLMILDFLPHEKMDASHPASGTVIHHGFSKEQIQKIFEDAGAGEHFAFEELAVVFNKAAGTREEMKRKIFMARGTRRRAE